One stretch of Candidatus Falkowbacteria bacterium DNA includes these proteins:
- a CDS encoding DUF4012 domain-containing protein, which produces MARKATAKQKKKTVSTKTSTVKKPKKPLRKKAKAKANKPKAKPVKKASAKRVKKVSQKETLTLGLLQHEIDEILDNQNLKNAEKTIEQNLVKALAKLLPEKEAISANKKDPSQITVNSTTTKQVHSPFVLDLSAMIEKKREKEAKKRTVLSRFHSVTKKHREKPTQTLKVTTKTKKQTVVITEKLESKEKVVIAQHEDPIQVTAPSHKNKKHKSKSWQKQFTIKPWHYNFNLPLFWYRPLAAYIAICIIIILPIKVFGQYNEIRKSQEQIVNYATTAYEDLKVASTQLANDNPQMAQTSFSTANQNFVEAGEKLNSMSTSLKTILNLIPINSPNLADAEHLLDAGEQVSGLGQSITNLFTNFKSQTGGYLTDHISTLQTELSSISPKLDRLNYDLQQIRPEAVPDDKKEIYGTIQEYLGLLNSDIQEFHTFTGTLNSILGQKHKKRYLFVFQNNNELRPTGGFMGSMALVDVDRGQITNIEIPGGGTYDVQGQLHKKLISPYQLHVVNPLWQLQDSNWFADFPTSAEKIMWFYEHSGGPTVDGVVAINVSFLPELMKVSGPIYLPEYNKTFNNDNIVLELQKAIEIDYDNVQENQPKKILSYLAPELINSLFDLQGEQLISLAKTIKTNLEQKEIQLYFKETQVQDKFSEYGWTGELLDSSKDYLAVINTNIGGGKTDAYIDQTLNLTTDVYNNGEIINTLEITRTHNGDLNNFFGKTSNLNYVRIYVPFGSQLISAQNFEEVPPEAFEEPEEHWQTDEHLQNIQGEVWVDPNTGTFINNEFNKTVFGNWEQVDPGETKTFIFKYRLPITLNLTTTEDRFSLFDSKSQSGFHSLFWQKQAGQQNTTYNLKFNLPYAINSGWTYPPELKNDKNSFVIESQSRADEMFAFILD; this is translated from the coding sequence ATGGCGCGTAAAGCAACTGCAAAACAAAAAAAGAAAACCGTCTCCACCAAAACTTCGACGGTCAAGAAACCCAAAAAACCGTTACGCAAAAAAGCAAAAGCGAAAGCAAACAAACCAAAAGCCAAGCCTGTAAAAAAAGCTTCCGCCAAGAGAGTAAAAAAAGTTTCTCAAAAAGAAACTTTGACTTTGGGTTTACTTCAACATGAAATTGACGAAATTCTTGATAATCAAAACCTAAAAAATGCTGAGAAAACAATTGAACAAAATCTCGTCAAGGCATTAGCTAAACTTTTACCAGAGAAAGAAGCAATTTCAGCCAACAAAAAAGATCCCTCTCAAATTACAGTTAATAGTACCACAACCAAGCAGGTACACTCACCTTTTGTTTTGGACTTATCGGCAATGATAGAGAAAAAGCGAGAAAAAGAAGCAAAAAAACGTACTGTTTTATCTAGATTTCATAGCGTTACCAAGAAGCACAGGGAAAAACCAACGCAAACCCTTAAAGTTACAACTAAAACAAAAAAACAAACTGTGGTTATAACAGAAAAACTTGAATCCAAAGAAAAAGTTGTTATTGCTCAGCACGAAGACCCAATTCAAGTAACAGCACCTTCTCACAAAAACAAAAAGCATAAATCAAAATCTTGGCAAAAACAATTCACAATAAAACCTTGGCACTATAATTTCAATTTACCTTTATTTTGGTACCGTCCACTGGCCGCCTATATTGCTATATGTATAATTATTATTTTACCAATCAAAGTTTTTGGTCAATATAATGAAATCAGAAAATCACAAGAGCAAATTGTAAATTATGCAACCACAGCTTATGAAGACTTAAAAGTGGCAAGCACTCAATTAGCTAACGACAACCCGCAAATGGCACAAACCAGTTTTTCAACAGCAAATCAAAACTTTGTAGAAGCTGGAGAAAAACTAAATAGCATGAGCACCTCGTTAAAGACAATTCTTAACCTCATTCCAATCAACAGCCCTAACCTAGCAGATGCAGAACATTTACTTGACGCTGGTGAGCAGGTTTCTGGCTTGGGCCAATCAATAACCAATCTTTTCACTAATTTCAAAAGCCAAACCGGTGGATATTTAACAGATCATATCAGCACATTACAAACTGAACTAAGCTCAATTTCACCAAAACTTGACCGCCTAAATTATGATCTTCAACAAATCAGACCCGAAGCAGTACCAGATGATAAAAAAGAAATATATGGAACCATCCAAGAATATCTAGGTCTTTTGAATAGTGACATACAAGAATTCCACACCTTTACTGGCACACTTAATTCTATTCTCGGGCAAAAACACAAAAAACGCTACTTATTCGTCTTTCAAAACAATAATGAACTTCGACCAACTGGCGGCTTCATGGGAAGTATGGCTTTAGTTGATGTTGATCGCGGTCAAATTACCAATATTGAAATCCCTGGCGGGGGAACCTATGACGTACAAGGTCAATTACATAAAAAATTAATTTCACCTTATCAATTACACGTGGTTAATCCTCTTTGGCAACTGCAAGACTCCAACTGGTTTGCTGATTTTCCTACTTCTGCTGAAAAAATTATGTGGTTCTATGAACACTCTGGTGGGCCAACAGTTGACGGCGTGGTTGCTATTAATGTTTCATTCTTACCTGAACTGATGAAAGTTTCAGGGCCTATTTATTTACCTGAATATAATAAAACTTTTAATAATGACAACATAGTACTAGAATTGCAAAAAGCAATTGAAATTGATTATGACAATGTTCAAGAAAATCAGCCAAAAAAGATTTTATCGTACCTGGCACCAGAGCTTATTAACAGCTTATTTGACCTCCAGGGCGAACAATTAATTTCATTAGCAAAAACAATCAAAACTAATCTGGAACAAAAAGAGATTCAACTCTATTTCAAGGAAACTCAAGTTCAGGATAAATTTTCTGAATATGGTTGGACCGGTGAACTATTAGATTCTTCCAAGGATTATTTGGCTGTAATCAATACCAACATTGGTGGAGGCAAAACTGATGCTTACATTGATCAGACCTTGAACTTAACAACTGATGTTTACAACAATGGTGAGATTATTAATACTTTGGAAATTACTCGCACACATAACGGTGACTTAAATAATTTTTTCGGAAAAACCTCAAATCTAAATTATGTTAGAATTTATGTCCCTTTTGGTAGTCAACTAATTTCAGCTCAGAATTTTGAAGAAGTCCCGCCTGAAGCGTTTGAAGAACCTGAAGAACATTGGCAAACAGATGAACATCTACAAAATATACAGGGTGAGGTTTGGGTAGATCCAAACACTGGAACCTTCATAAACAATGAATTCAACAAAACTGTCTTTGGCAATTGGGAACAAGTCGATCCTGGAGAAACAAAAACTTTCATATTCAAATATCGTCTCCCAATCACGCTCAATTTAACTACCACTGAAGATCGATTTTCTTTATTTGACAGTAAATCACAATCTGGCTTTCATTCTTTATTCTGGCAAAAACAAGCGGGACAACAAAATACAACTTATAACTTGAAGTTCAATTTACCTTATGCAATAAACTCTGGCTGGACATACCCACCGGAACTAAAAAACGACAAAAATAGCTTTGTGATTGAATCTCAATCTAGAGCTGATGAAATGTTTGCTTTTATCTTGGATTAA
- a CDS encoding leucine--tRNA ligase, whose product MKYDHKKIEKRWQKFWQENEVYKTQDDKEKPKYYILDMFPYPSGAGLHVGHPKGYIATDIIARMKMMQGHNVLHPMGWDAFGLPAENYAIKNKVHPRDAVAKNVKVFKEQLNKIGFTYDWSREINTTDQDYYKWTQWTFLKMFEKGLAYESEEPIIWCPSCQTGLAMEDLEDGRCERCNSEIERKPMRQWVLKITDYAERLLNDLDKLDKWPDSIREMQKHWIGRSEGAEVKFEIRNSKFEITVFTTRADTLFGATFMVLAPEHPLVQEITTEENKKQVEKYIKKASAKSDLERAELQKDKSGVFSGAYAINPVNNEEIPIWIADYVLMNYGTGAIMAVPAHDQRDFEFAKKYDIPIVPVVMPFIKAQDNDLPKKNKKTEKRNNVIVVVKHWAEDKYFCLDWKNFGWTSFVVGGIEDGESSEDAALREMREESGYQNVKSIKKLGGPIATNFFAKHKDINRETVIEGFYVELTDGEYVEPLDKDVEHHVGQWVDKDKVSSFINLENHSWFFDISTNGESVYSGKGISINSEEFNGQTTLEAMEGIVKKAGAIKKINYKLQDWVFSRQRYWGEPIPIIHCEKCGPVAVPEKDLPVKLPEVESYEPTGTGESPLAGIDEWVNVECPKCGGLGKRETNTMPQWAGSNWYYLRYIDPANDKALVDKEKEKYWSPVDFYVGGAEHATRHLIYSRFWHKFLFDIGAVSYDEPFTRLQHVGLIMAEDGRKMSKRWGNVINPDDIIKEYGADALRAYEMFMGPFDQASVWDTNGLRGVKKFLDKAHDLGGKGDKGDNKEIVTLLHKTIKKVTKDIETMDFNTAISQMMIFVNKIQSTGCSQQTRKMFLQVLSPFAPHLCEELWSQLGEKQSIFLSEWPKHDEKLIIEETVEIPVQINGKVRVKLQVEPNILEEKLKELVFADDQVQRYVEDKEVKKFIYVKGRLVSLVV is encoded by the coding sequence ATGAAGTACGATCACAAAAAAATTGAAAAAAGGTGGCAGAAATTTTGGCAAGAAAATGAAGTTTATAAAACTCAGGATGATAAAGAAAAACCAAAGTATTATATTTTGGATATGTTCCCTTACCCTTCAGGTGCAGGTTTGCATGTGGGACATCCAAAGGGTTACATTGCCACTGATATAATTGCTCGTATGAAAATGATGCAGGGCCATAATGTTCTTCATCCTATGGGGTGGGACGCTTTTGGTTTGCCGGCAGAAAATTATGCAATTAAAAATAAAGTTCATCCACGCGATGCAGTAGCCAAAAATGTTAAAGTTTTCAAGGAACAGTTGAATAAAATTGGATTTACTTATGACTGGAGTCGCGAGATTAATACCACAGATCAAGATTATTATAAGTGGACTCAGTGGACGTTTTTGAAAATGTTTGAAAAAGGTTTGGCTTATGAATCTGAAGAACCGATTATTTGGTGTCCAAGTTGTCAGACTGGCTTAGCAATGGAAGACTTGGAGGATGGCAGGTGTGAACGTTGTAATAGTGAGATTGAACGGAAACCAATGCGCCAGTGGGTTTTGAAAATTACTGATTATGCTGAGCGTTTATTGAATGATTTAGATAAGTTAGATAAGTGGCCAGATTCTATTCGAGAGATGCAGAAGCATTGGATTGGTAGATCAGAGGGAGCTGAGGTAAAATTTGAAATCCGAAATTCGAAATTCGAAATTACCGTTTTTACTACTCGTGCTGACACTTTGTTTGGGGCGACATTTATGGTGTTAGCGCCTGAACATCCGTTAGTTCAAGAAATCACAACTGAAGAAAATAAAAAACAAGTTGAAAAATATATTAAAAAAGCTTCAGCTAAATCAGATCTTGAACGAGCAGAATTACAAAAAGATAAATCTGGGGTTTTTAGTGGAGCGTATGCCATAAATCCTGTTAATAATGAAGAAATACCAATTTGGATTGCTGATTATGTTTTGATGAACTATGGCACCGGTGCAATTATGGCTGTTCCAGCGCATGATCAACGTGATTTTGAGTTTGCAAAGAAATACGATATTCCGATCGTGCCAGTTGTAATGCCATTTATCAAGGCTCAGGATAATGATTTGCCAAAAAAGAACAAAAAAACAGAAAAGAGAAATAATGTGATTGTAGTTGTTAAACATTGGGCAGAGGATAAATATTTTTGCTTGGATTGGAAGAATTTCGGTTGGACTTCTTTTGTTGTCGGTGGAATTGAGGATGGCGAAAGTTCCGAAGATGCAGCTTTGCGAGAAATGAGAGAAGAGTCGGGTTATCAAAATGTTAAGTCAATTAAAAAATTAGGTGGACCGATAGCTACAAATTTTTTTGCTAAACACAAGGATATTAATCGTGAAACGGTTATTGAAGGCTTTTATGTTGAATTAACTGATGGTGAATATGTTGAACCATTAGATAAGGATGTTGAGCATCATGTTGGACAGTGGGTTGATAAGGATAAAGTGTCTTCATTTATTAATTTGGAAAATCATTCCTGGTTTTTTGATATATCAACGAATGGAGAATCAGTTTATTCTGGTAAAGGAATAAGTATTAATTCTGAGGAATTCAATGGACAAACTACATTAGAAGCTATGGAGGGAATTGTTAAAAAAGCTGGAGCAATCAAAAAAATAAATTATAAACTTCAAGACTGGGTTTTTTCTCGTCAGCGATATTGGGGTGAGCCAATTCCAATAATTCATTGTGAAAAGTGTGGCCCCGTAGCAGTTCCAGAAAAAGATTTACCAGTTAAACTACCGGAAGTTGAGAGTTACGAACCAACTGGAACAGGTGAGTCACCTTTGGCAGGTATTGATGAATGGGTGAATGTTGAATGTCCGAAGTGCGGTGGTCTAGGAAAAAGAGAAACTAATACCATGCCTCAGTGGGCAGGTTCCAATTGGTATTATCTTCGTTATATTGATCCAGCTAATGATAAAGCTTTAGTCGACAAAGAAAAAGAAAAATATTGGTCTCCAGTTGATTTTTATGTCGGCGGTGCAGAGCATGCTACTCGGCATTTAATTTATTCCCGGTTTTGGCATAAGTTTTTATTTGATATCGGAGCAGTTAGTTATGATGAACCATTTACTCGACTTCAGCATGTAGGTTTAATCATGGCCGAAGATGGCCGAAAAATGAGTAAGCGCTGGGGGAATGTTATCAATCCAGATGATATTATAAAAGAGTACGGCGCTGATGCCCTGCGTGCTTACGAAATGTTCATGGGTCCATTTGATCAGGCTAGTGTTTGGGATACTAATGGGTTGCGAGGAGTCAAAAAGTTTTTGGATAAGGCACACGATTTAGGAGGTAAAGGGGACAAAGGAGATAATAAAGAAATTGTTACTCTGTTGCATAAAACGATAAAAAAAGTCACCAAAGACATTGAAACTATGGATTTCAATACTGCTATTTCACAGATGATGATTTTTGTAAATAAAATTCAATCAACTGGCTGTAGTCAACAGACACGTAAAATGTTTTTACAAGTATTGAGTCCGTTCGCACCACATTTGTGTGAAGAATTATGGAGTCAGCTCGGGGAAAAGCAAAGTATTTTCTTGTCTGAGTGGCCAAAGCATGATGAGAAGTTAATTATTGAGGAGACAGTTGAAATTCCAGTCCAAATAAATGGCAAAGTACGAGTTAAGCTTCAGGTTGAACCTAATATTTTAGAAGAAAAATTGAAAGAATTGGTTTTTGCTGATGACCAAGTGCAACGATACGTTGAAGACAAAGAAGTAAAGAAATTCATTTATGTTAAGGGCAGGTTAGTAAGTTTAGTGGTTTAA
- a CDS encoding glycosyltransferase family 4 protein produces MIIAIDARMYGASQFSGIGTYIQKLTDELFMLDKTNEYILFLREPEFSRFNPPNERVTKVLTKVQHYTLTEQTSFILELMKHKFDLIHYPHFNSPILYRKKSICTIHDITPFYYPGHKAKSGFRQWAYRTVFKSTMHKSRKIIAVSNSTKRDIVRHFNINSEKIEVIHHGVDERFKIIENSGIISTVKEKFGITKPYIFFVSVWRSHKNIEGLIQAFNLLKKKHNLDIQLVLGGREDLHYTKVQDEINRSPFKHDIIATGFIEDDELPAIYNGASAFVVPSFIEGFGLIGIEAQNCGCPVVSTNTSSMPETLGESALFFDPKNIEEMAKQINLVLTDKKTNQELIDKAKYNVERFHWRKCAEQTLQIYKNLK; encoded by the coding sequence ATGATAATAGCAATCGACGCGCGCATGTATGGCGCCTCACAATTCAGTGGAATCGGAACTTACATTCAGAAATTAACTGATGAACTTTTCATGTTGGATAAAACTAATGAATATATCTTGTTCTTGCGTGAACCTGAGTTTTCGAGATTCAATCCACCGAACGAACGGGTTACAAAAGTGCTAACCAAAGTTCAACATTACACTTTGACAGAACAAACAAGTTTCATTTTGGAATTAATGAAGCATAAATTTGACCTAATCCACTACCCCCACTTCAATTCACCAATTTTATATCGCAAAAAATCAATTTGCACCATTCATGACATAACTCCCTTTTACTATCCTGGCCACAAAGCAAAATCCGGATTCAGACAGTGGGCCTATCGCACGGTCTTTAAGTCAACAATGCACAAATCACGTAAAATTATTGCAGTTTCCAATAGCACCAAGCGTGATATAGTTAGACATTTCAATATTAATTCCGAAAAAATTGAAGTTATCCATCATGGTGTGGACGAACGTTTTAAAATTATTGAAAATAGTGGTATAATTAGTACAGTTAAAGAAAAATTCGGTATCACGAAACCGTATATATTTTTCGTTAGTGTCTGGCGTTCCCACAAGAACATTGAAGGATTAATCCAAGCTTTTAATTTACTAAAGAAAAAGCATAATTTGGATATCCAATTAGTACTTGGTGGTCGAGAGGATTTACATTATACAAAGGTTCAGGACGAAATTAATAGATCCCCTTTTAAGCACGACATTATTGCCACAGGCTTTATTGAAGATGATGAATTACCGGCGATTTACAATGGAGCTTCCGCCTTTGTTGTTCCATCCTTTATTGAAGGCTTTGGTTTAATCGGAATAGAAGCTCAAAACTGTGGCTGTCCCGTTGTCTCAACCAACACCTCATCCATGCCGGAAACACTTGGAGAGTCTGCCCTATTCTTTGACCCAAAAAATATTGAGGAAATGGCCAAACAAATTAATCTGGTCTTAACTGATAAAAAAACAAACCAAGAATTAATTGATAAGGCAAAATATAATGTTGAAAGATTTCACTGGAGAAAATGCGCTGAACAAACTTTACAAATATATAAAAATTTAAAATAA
- a CDS encoding Glu/Leu/Phe/Val dehydrogenase: MSTPFENAIKQLEKAAQVINLDNKVFQLLKTPDRILQVKVPVKMDDDSLKIFEGYRVQHNNWAGPYKGGLRYYPTVDLDEVKALAFWMTIKCAVAGIPMGGGKGGVTVNPKELSEGELERLSREFGKALAPNIGPKVDVPAPDVYTNSKIMSWVKESFVEYQKNIIKENGFELTEKQEKEFDAVITGKAIDEGGSLGRDRATAMGGFYILQQMVETRLISSLQPTIAIQGFGNAGMTMAELCAEAGYKVVAVSDSKGAIYNSEGLDIKKVVEQKKSTGQIQEIEGGKEITNSELLELEVHVLVPAALENVITKDNADNVKAKFIIELANGPVTPEADEILAKNSIKSVPDVLANAGGVTVSYFEWQQNLDNSSWTEEEVLAKLKEVIIPAWKETLQIHQEKQIDLRTAAFVRALERLKRLCYTINT, translated from the coding sequence ATGTCAACACCATTTGAAAATGCAATTAAACAATTAGAAAAAGCTGCTCAAGTAATTAATCTTGATAATAAAGTTTTTCAATTGCTAAAAACTCCAGATCGAATTTTGCAAGTTAAAGTGCCAGTAAAAATGGACGATGATAGTTTGAAAATATTTGAAGGATACCGAGTTCAACATAATAATTGGGCTGGGCCATACAAAGGGGGTCTTCGTTATTATCCGACAGTTGATCTGGACGAAGTTAAAGCCTTAGCGTTTTGGATGACAATTAAATGTGCAGTGGCCGGGATTCCTATGGGTGGAGGAAAGGGTGGAGTTACCGTTAACCCAAAAGAGTTGAGTGAAGGTGAATTAGAAAGACTCAGTCGTGAGTTTGGTAAAGCTTTAGCTCCTAACATCGGACCGAAAGTGGACGTGCCAGCTCCAGACGTTTATACCAATTCAAAGATTATGAGTTGGGTGAAGGAATCATTTGTTGAATATCAAAAAAATATAATTAAAGAAAACGGTTTTGAATTGACTGAAAAACAAGAAAAAGAGTTTGATGCAGTTATTACCGGTAAAGCAATTGATGAAGGTGGTAGTCTGGGCCGTGATCGTGCCACAGCAATGGGCGGATTTTACATCTTACAACAAATGGTTGAGACGCGATTAATCTCGTCTTTACAACCAACCATCGCCATTCAAGGTTTTGGTAATGCGGGTATGACCATGGCAGAGCTTTGCGCGGAAGCTGGTTATAAAGTTGTGGCCGTATCTGACTCCAAGGGGGCTATTTATAATTCGGAAGGATTAGATATTAAAAAGGTGGTTGAACAAAAGAAATCCACAGGGCAAATTCAGGAGATTGAGGGTGGAAAGGAGATAACTAACAGTGAATTGCTGGAGTTAGAGGTGCACGTTTTGGTCCCAGCTGCCTTAGAAAATGTTATTACCAAGGACAATGCAGATAATGTTAAAGCCAAGTTTATTATTGAATTGGCCAATGGGCCGGTAACTCCAGAAGCAGATGAAATTTTAGCTAAAAATAGCATAAAATCAGTGCCTGATGTATTGGCTAATGCTGGTGGCGTAACTGTCAGTTATTTTGAATGGCAACAGAATTTAGATAATAGCTCCTGGACAGAAGAGGAGGTTCTTGCTAAGCTAAAGGAGGTTATTATTCCTGCCTGGAAAGAAACTTTGCAAATTCACCAAGAAAAGCAAATTGACTTAAGAACAGCTGCTTTTGTCCGAGCACTGGAAAGATTGAAAAGACTTTGCTATACTATAAATACATAA
- a CDS encoding CHAP domain-containing protein, protein MQRNHVIIGLILLGVIFLAISLPLGLFWVAKSATQDEWNSKVSGRRTPAEIKGIMDAMVRYNQEPPNFLPQSGLDDHLCAATVINAMNFIVGEDLLQSVPAWFFQKTNQDKLTLVFDRSDDFTVEGSSVVEKKDRGFWLSKILPDPNGMYVLGYLYRDSVAMGTLAKKELGATLNSHLMLLLPKVGEHRWGFHLFHAPGKEHLNPVLIERLDDRMAKDFDLIYIWQIKGIELPEKGEDMFVVNDSLPYEKVHSHLNNGPEFLEYYLDTIAVWWLNFGRYEQFPDVVKLHDGVVKVPLNGKVFHGKVLGFYKKVPIYYHGHETQARSNFGQTWQCVEYANRFLVKACEHRNLERTGHADSYFWKAKAKGLESYLNGSLTAPQPDDLLIFDKSDSDGKVGHIAVITSVDKDKVCFVQQNFGKRWYDCLPVVVSDHNWYIEAGKPYPALVAGWVRAKNNAVNL, encoded by the coding sequence ATGCAGAGAAACCATGTGATTATTGGTTTGATCCTACTAGGAGTAATTTTCCTAGCGATTTCTTTACCACTCGGACTGTTTTGGGTGGCGAAGAGCGCAACCCAAGATGAATGGAATTCCAAGGTTAGTGGTCGTCGGACACCAGCTGAGATTAAGGGAATTATGGACGCTATGGTTAGGTATAACCAAGAGCCACCAAACTTTCTTCCGCAGTCTGGATTAGATGATCACCTTTGTGCAGCAACAGTAATCAACGCAATGAATTTCATTGTCGGTGAAGACCTGTTGCAATCTGTACCAGCTTGGTTTTTTCAAAAAACCAATCAGGACAAATTGACTTTGGTGTTTGATCGATCTGATGACTTTACTGTTGAAGGCAGTTCAGTTGTTGAAAAAAAAGATCGTGGCTTTTGGTTAAGTAAGATTTTACCAGATCCTAATGGTATGTACGTTCTTGGGTATTTGTACCGAGATAGTGTAGCCATGGGAACTTTGGCAAAAAAGGAACTAGGCGCAACGTTGAATTCACATTTGATGCTACTTTTACCAAAGGTTGGTGAGCATCGTTGGGGATTTCACTTGTTCCACGCGCCCGGCAAAGAGCACCTTAATCCGGTCTTGATTGAAAGGCTGGATGACAGGATGGCCAAGGATTTCGACCTGATCTACATTTGGCAGATCAAAGGAATTGAGTTGCCAGAAAAAGGTGAGGACATGTTCGTGGTGAATGATTCTTTACCTTATGAAAAGGTTCATTCGCATTTGAACAATGGTCCGGAGTTTTTGGAATATTACTTAGATACAATTGCTGTGTGGTGGCTGAATTTTGGTCGCTACGAGCAGTTTCCCGATGTTGTTAAACTCCATGACGGAGTGGTTAAAGTACCGCTTAACGGTAAAGTGTTTCATGGAAAAGTTTTGGGCTTTTACAAAAAAGTCCCGATCTACTATCATGGACACGAAACCCAAGCTCGAAGCAACTTTGGTCAAACCTGGCAGTGCGTTGAATATGCAAACAGGTTTTTGGTTAAAGCTTGCGAGCATCGCAATCTAGAAAGGACTGGTCATGCAGACAGTTATTTCTGGAAAGCGAAGGCTAAGGGGTTGGAATCATATCTGAATGGTAGCTTGACCGCACCACAGCCAGATGATTTGCTCATATTTGATAAGTCAGATTCAGATGGTAAGGTCGGTCACATAGCAGTTATCACTAGCGTTGATAAAGATAAAGTTTGTTTCGTGCAACAGAACTTTGGCAAGCGATGGTATGACTGTTTGCCAGTTGTGGTTTCTGATCATAATTGGTACATTGAAGCAGGAAAACCTTATCCAGCACTTGTTGCTGGTTGGGTTAGAGCTAAGAATAATGCAGTAAACTTATAG
- a CDS encoding ribonuclease HII: protein MDYSYEQNLIDQGYQYICGIDEAGRGPWAGPLVAGAVILDSNKDDYFPLLNDSKQLTAKRREEALFEIMDKAKAWAVGLVRHGEIDQHGLGLANKIAMKRAWRHLPIKPDFIACDHMHGLAFETPSEIVKKGDATIISIAAASIVAKVFRDRMMEAFSRKYPEYEFEKHKGYGTKLHLENMEKYGVCPIHRRCFKPVARIELFGKKTKQ from the coding sequence ATGGACTATTCTTACGAACAAAATTTAATTGATCAAGGCTACCAGTATATTTGTGGAATTGATGAAGCTGGTAGAGGCCCTTGGGCCGGACCATTGGTGGCTGGCGCGGTTATTCTTGATTCAAACAAGGATGATTATTTTCCTTTACTCAATGATTCTAAACAGTTGACTGCTAAGAGACGAGAGGAGGCTTTGTTTGAAATAATGGACAAGGCTAAAGCTTGGGCAGTCGGTCTGGTTCGTCATGGTGAAATTGATCAGCATGGTTTAGGCTTGGCTAATAAGATTGCGATGAAAAGAGCCTGGAGACATTTACCTATCAAACCTGATTTTATTGCTTGTGATCATATGCATGGTTTGGCTTTTGAAACGCCAAGTGAAATTGTGAAAAAGGGAGATGCAACTATTATATCAATCGCGGCAGCTTCTATTGTAGCAAAAGTTTTTCGTGATCGGATGATGGAAGCTTTTTCCAGGAAATATCCGGAATATGAGTTTGAAAAACATAAAGGTTATGGAACTAAGCTTCATTTAGAAAATATGGAGAAATATGGAGTTTGTCCTATTCATCGACGTTGTTTTAAACCAGTGGCTAGAATAGAATTATTTGGTAAGAAAACTAAACAGTAG